A genome region from Rhodanobacter thiooxydans includes the following:
- the bamA gene encoding outer membrane protein assembly factor BamA, with product MKRIAALILLASLSANAFAFDPFVVSDIRIDGLSRISAGTVYNYLPINKGDQLTNDGAQRAIRALYRTKFFSDVEFEREGSILVIKVVERPSIAKLTLRGNKDIKTDDLKKGLKEIGLTEGETFDRLALDNVQQELTRQYYNRGKYNVSVDPHVTRLDRNRVAVEIEIREGKAAKIKELNILGNHAFTNKQIRKNFESDTTNWMSWYSKDDQYSREKLSGDLEKLQSYYMDRGYADFGVDSTQVAIAPDKRAMYIDASIKEGEIYKVADVKLLGDLILPEATMRQLVFVKSGETFNRAAVEASTKAIKAILANIGYAYAKVTPIPKLDKEKRTVDLTLYVEPGQRVYVRRVVFQGNTRTEDDVLRREMRQLEGTWYNQAAVDRSKVRLQRLGYFKKVDIDQKMVPGTQDKVDVTVKVEEQSAGSMQFGIGYSQYSGIILNASVSQNNLFGTGDSFSISGERSTYYTRLGLNYYNPYLTDSGIGIGYSASYSKTDYGNTDFANYATSAKSFSTYLGIPISETDGLRVGLGVSSNNVNLFQGYSPEVLLDYQNEIGNKTIHTWTGTLGWNHDTRNSYWAPTRGGLISASTDVALPGSTVQYWKLNTEINHYWPIGKGFVLYLDGQVGYGKTYGGNGISDDAFAALKSASLAQNPNHVLTDMRQDLPFWQNFYAGGVRDVRGYQDNTLGPRVCIDGSAPDAKGTCNNGAYYSQPIGGAFKVLGTAQVFLPLPFLKDVNTARVSWFMDVGNVYKDYKSFDASELRASTGLSLQWQAPIGPLIISFAMPLRSKAADRNYEERIQFTFGSQF from the coding sequence ATGAAGCGTATCGCCGCGCTGATCCTGCTTGCCTCCCTCTCCGCCAATGCGTTCGCGTTCGACCCGTTCGTGGTGTCGGACATCCGCATCGACGGCCTCAGCCGGATCTCGGCCGGTACCGTGTACAACTACCTGCCGATCAACAAAGGCGACCAGCTGACCAACGACGGCGCCCAGCGCGCCATCCGCGCGCTGTATCGCACCAAGTTCTTCAGCGACGTGGAGTTCGAGCGCGAAGGCAGCATCCTGGTGATCAAGGTGGTCGAGCGGCCGTCGATCGCCAAGCTGACCCTGCGCGGCAACAAGGACATCAAGACCGACGACCTGAAGAAGGGCCTGAAGGAGATCGGCCTCACCGAAGGCGAGACCTTCGACCGCCTGGCGCTGGACAACGTGCAGCAGGAGCTGACCCGGCAGTACTACAACCGCGGCAAGTACAACGTCTCGGTCGACCCGCACGTGACCCGGCTGGACCGCAACCGCGTCGCCGTCGAGATCGAGATCCGCGAGGGCAAGGCGGCCAAGATCAAGGAACTCAACATCCTCGGCAACCATGCGTTCACAAACAAGCAGATCCGCAAGAATTTCGAGTCCGACACCACCAACTGGATGTCGTGGTATTCGAAGGACGACCAGTACTCGCGCGAAAAGCTTTCCGGCGACCTGGAGAAGCTGCAGTCCTACTACATGGACCGCGGCTACGCCGACTTCGGCGTTGACTCCACCCAGGTGGCAATTGCGCCGGACAAGCGCGCGATGTACATCGACGCCAGCATCAAGGAAGGCGAGATCTACAAGGTCGCCGACGTCAAGCTGCTCGGCGACCTGATCCTGCCGGAGGCGACCATGCGCCAGCTGGTTTTCGTCAAGTCGGGCGAGACCTTCAACCGCGCCGCGGTCGAAGCCAGCACCAAGGCGATCAAGGCGATCCTGGCCAACATCGGCTACGCCTACGCCAAGGTCACCCCGATCCCGAAGCTGGACAAGGAAAAGCGCACGGTCGACCTGACCCTGTACGTCGAACCCGGCCAGCGCGTGTACGTGCGTCGGGTGGTGTTCCAAGGCAACACGCGCACCGAGGACGACGTGCTGCGCCGCGAGATGCGCCAGCTTGAGGGCACCTGGTACAACCAGGCGGCGGTCGACCGCTCCAAGGTCCGCCTGCAGCGGCTGGGCTATTTCAAGAAGGTCGACATCGACCAGAAGATGGTGCCCGGCACGCAGGACAAGGTGGACGTCACGGTCAAGGTCGAGGAGCAGTCCGCCGGCAGCATGCAGTTCGGCATCGGCTACTCGCAATATTCCGGCATCATCCTGAATGCCTCGGTGTCGCAGAACAACCTGTTCGGCACCGGCGACAGCTTCTCGATCAGCGGCGAGCGCAGCACCTACTACACCCGGCTCGGCCTCAACTACTACAACCCGTACCTGACCGACAGTGGTATCGGCATCGGCTACAGCGCCTCGTACTCGAAAACCGACTACGGCAATACCGACTTCGCGAACTACGCCACCAGCGCCAAGAGCTTCTCCACCTACCTCGGCATCCCGATCAGCGAAACCGACGGCTTGCGCGTGGGCCTGGGCGTCAGCAGCAACAATGTCAACCTGTTCCAGGGCTACAGTCCGGAAGTGCTGCTCGACTACCAGAACGAGATCGGCAACAAGACCATCCACACCTGGACCGGCACGCTGGGCTGGAACCACGACACCCGCAACAGCTACTGGGCACCGACCCGCGGTGGTTTGATCTCCGCCTCGACCGACGTCGCCCTGCCCGGCTCGACCGTGCAGTACTGGAAGCTCAATACCGAGATCAACCACTACTGGCCGATCGGCAAGGGCTTCGTGCTGTACCTCGATGGCCAGGTCGGCTACGGCAAGACCTACGGCGGCAACGGCATCAGCGACGATGCCTTCGCGGCGCTGAAGAGTGCCAGCCTGGCGCAGAACCCCAACCATGTCCTCACCGACATGCGCCAGGACCTGCCGTTCTGGCAGAACTTCTACGCCGGCGGCGTGCGCGACGTGCGCGGCTACCAGGACAACACGCTGGGGCCGCGGGTCTGCATCGACGGCAGCGCTCCGGACGCCAAAGGCACATGCAACAACGGCGCCTACTATTCACAGCCGATCGGCGGCGCGTTCAAGGTGCTCGGCACCGCGCAGGTGTTCCTGCCGCTGCCGTTCCTGAAGGACGTCAACACCGCGCGCGTGTCCTGGTTCATGGACGTCGGCAATGTCTACAAGGACTACAAGAGCTTCGACGCCAGCGAGCTGCGCGCCTCCACCGGCCTGTCGCTGCAATGGCAGGCACCGATCGGCCCGCTGATCATCAGCTTCGCCATGCCGCTGCGCTCGAAGGCCGCCGATCGCAACTACGAGGAGCGCATCCAGTTCACCTTCGGCAGCCAGTTCTGA
- the rseP gene encoding RIP metalloprotease RseP, with protein MTAFFGSVFWLLVTLGVLVTFHEFGHYWVARRCGVKVLRFSVGFGNAIWKRNGRDGTEYQIAAIPLGGYVKMLDAREGEVDPALRGQEFTGKPVWQRIAIVAAGPGFNLIFTIAAFWLMFMLGRPDVAPLVTATPQSIAASAGIQPGDRLLSIDGRDVSTWTDSMDALANALLGRAPLPLTVRGADGHQRELVLPLDELPPGQDVGQYLGKLGLKLAPPPAVAATVMAGQPAALAGMRGGDRIVSVNGQSADDFAAFGKLVQTAAAKSPRLAIGIERHGQPLRLDITAKWESLEGQPPKWVLGVGAPPVEAATVNYGPLKAMAASLATTWRNTTQTFSMLGKMLTGEASTRNLSGVIGIAEVANASAGMGLPWFLQFLALVSLSLAILNLLPIPVLDGGHLLYYLVELIKGSPVSEQAMMVGQYIGLALLFTLMGLAFYNDIHRMLLS; from the coding sequence ATGACTGCCTTCTTCGGCTCGGTGTTCTGGCTGCTGGTCACGCTCGGCGTACTGGTGACCTTCCACGAATTCGGCCACTACTGGGTCGCGCGCCGCTGTGGGGTCAAGGTGCTGCGCTTCTCGGTCGGTTTCGGCAACGCGATCTGGAAGCGCAACGGCCGTGACGGCACCGAGTACCAGATCGCCGCGATCCCGCTGGGCGGCTATGTGAAGATGCTCGACGCACGCGAGGGCGAGGTCGACCCGGCGCTGCGCGGGCAGGAATTCACCGGCAAGCCGGTGTGGCAGCGCATCGCCATCGTGGCGGCCGGGCCAGGCTTCAACCTGATCTTCACCATCGCCGCGTTCTGGCTGATGTTCATGCTGGGTCGCCCGGACGTGGCTCCGCTGGTGACCGCCACGCCGCAGAGCATCGCCGCCAGCGCCGGCATCCAGCCAGGTGACCGCCTGCTCAGCATCGACGGCCGCGACGTCTCCACCTGGACCGACTCGATGGACGCGCTGGCCAACGCCCTGCTCGGGCGCGCACCGCTGCCGCTCACCGTGCGCGGCGCCGACGGCCACCAGCGCGAACTGGTGCTGCCGCTGGACGAACTGCCCCCGGGGCAGGACGTGGGCCAGTACCTGGGCAAGCTCGGCCTGAAGCTGGCACCACCGCCGGCGGTCGCCGCCACCGTGATGGCCGGCCAGCCGGCTGCATTGGCCGGCATGCGCGGCGGCGACCGCATCGTCAGCGTCAACGGCCAGTCGGCGGACGACTTCGCCGCGTTCGGCAAGCTGGTGCAGACCGCAGCGGCCAAGTCGCCGAGGCTGGCGATCGGCATCGAGCGCCACGGGCAGCCGTTGCGGCTGGACATCACCGCCAAGTGGGAATCGCTCGAAGGCCAGCCGCCGAAGTGGGTGCTGGGCGTCGGCGCGCCGCCGGTCGAAGCGGCCACCGTGAACTACGGCCCGCTGAAGGCAATGGCCGCCTCGCTCGCTACCACCTGGCGCAACACCACGCAGACCTTCAGCATGCTCGGCAAGATGCTTACTGGCGAGGCCTCGACGCGCAACCTGTCCGGCGTGATCGGCATTGCCGAGGTGGCCAATGCGTCGGCCGGCATGGGCCTGCCATGGTTCCTGCAGTTCCTCGCGCTGGTGTCGCTGAGCCTGGCGATCCTCAACCTGCTGCCGATCCCGGTCCTGGATGGCGGGCACCTGCTGTATTATCTCGTCGAATTGATCAAGGGCAGCCCGGTCAGCGAACAGGCGATGATGGTGGGCCAGTACATCGGCCTGGCGTTGCTGTTCACCCTGATGGGGCTGGCGTTCTACAACGATATCCACCGCATGCTGCTGTCGTGA
- a CDS encoding 1-deoxy-D-xylulose-5-phosphate reductoisomerase, which translates to MKNVAVLGATGSIGGSTLDVIARHPDRFRASVLTAHRQVEALAALCAQHRPDLAVIADPSLEAELARRLAAGGVRCEVASGHAALAAAAAGELCDTVVAAIVGAAGLESTLAAAYAGKHLLLANKESIVMAGPLLLQAVAAGGGALVPVDSEHNAIFQCLPGGRPELRRSGVRRLILTASGGPFRGRTRAQLADITPDQACKHPNWVMGRKISVDSATLMNKGLEVIEAHHLFGAPAEAIDVVVHPQSLVHSMVEYVDGSVLAQLGNPDMRTAIAHALAWPERVESGVPSLDLAACAPLQFEPPDLATFRCLALAFQALRAGGDSPAVLNAANEVAVAAFLAGTLPFLAIADVVEAVLAELPGQAVVDVETLGERDHAAREAARRVLRNAC; encoded by the coding sequence GTGAAGAACGTCGCCGTCCTCGGCGCCACCGGTTCGATCGGCGGCAGCACGCTCGACGTCATCGCGCGCCATCCCGATCGCTTCCGCGCCAGCGTGCTGACCGCGCATCGCCAGGTCGAGGCGCTGGCGGCGTTGTGCGCGCAGCACCGGCCGGATCTGGCGGTGATCGCCGATCCCTCGCTGGAAGCCGAGCTGGCGCGCCGGCTGGCCGCCGGCGGCGTGCGCTGCGAAGTGGCCAGCGGTCATGCCGCGCTGGCGGCGGCTGCCGCCGGCGAACTGTGCGACACCGTGGTCGCGGCGATCGTCGGCGCCGCCGGGCTCGAATCCACCCTGGCCGCTGCGTACGCCGGCAAGCACCTGCTGCTGGCCAACAAGGAATCCATCGTGATGGCCGGTCCGCTGCTGCTGCAAGCGGTCGCCGCCGGCGGCGGCGCGCTGGTGCCGGTCGACTCCGAACACAACGCGATCTTCCAGTGCCTGCCGGGCGGACGCCCCGAGCTGCGCCGCAGCGGCGTGCGCCGGCTGATCCTGACCGCCTCCGGCGGCCCGTTCCGCGGCCGCACGCGCGCGCAACTGGCGGACATCACGCCGGACCAGGCCTGCAAGCATCCGAACTGGGTGATGGGGCGCAAGATCTCGGTCGACTCGGCCACGCTGATGAACAAGGGCCTGGAGGTGATCGAGGCGCACCATTTGTTCGGCGCGCCGGCCGAGGCGATCGACGTGGTGGTGCATCCGCAGAGCCTGGTGCATTCGATGGTGGAATACGTCGACGGCTCGGTACTGGCCCAGCTCGGCAACCCGGACATGCGCACCGCGATCGCCCATGCGCTGGCCTGGCCGGAGCGGGTCGAGTCCGGCGTGCCGTCGCTGGACCTGGCCGCCTGCGCCCCGCTGCAGTTCGAGCCGCCGGACCTGGCCACCTTCCGCTGCCTGGCGCTGGCGTTCCAGGCGTTGCGTGCCGGCGGCGACAGCCCCGCCGTGCTGAATGCCGCCAACGAAGTGGCGGTGGCAGCCTTCCTGGCCGGCACGCTGCCATTTCTGGCGATTGCAGACGTGGTCGAGGCCGTGCTGGCGGAACTGCCGGGGCAAGCCGTGGTCGATGTTGAAACCCTGGGTGAACGCGACCATGCGGCGCGGGAGGCTGCCCGCCGCGTTCTGCGCAATGCTTGCTGA